In Erigeron canadensis isolate Cc75 chromosome 7, C_canadensis_v1, whole genome shotgun sequence, one DNA window encodes the following:
- the LOC122608936 gene encoding uncharacterized protein LOC122608936: MDKNHPLPANMKYPAHLGTYNGKDDPDDFLQKFEGTAEMQNWVEPVACKAFRMGLTSDAREWLGSLTEGSINSFDELKTKFLSHFCQQKKHKKTHVAAHNIKQRESETSRDFIERFTVESQEIIGLVDSQTVSGLIHGCRNRELVECLNTDLAETFDEAKKKAHKFLDTKEIGASNLDDTRYKKGKWQSNKDQQRYGPYNREEKRRDYNISLPEMTKTPKEILLTEAVGKTFLTPSKLSERGRRDKDKYCDFHNDTRHDTNSCMQLKKAIDEAIKTGKLAHLVKGIRQQGKPKADESGEQKYNNTQATIYTIR, from the coding sequence ATGGATAAAAATCACCCATTGCCAGCAAATATGAAATACCCAGCACACCTAGGGACATATAATGGCAAGGACGACCCTGATGATTTCCTACAAAAATTTGAGGGGACAGCAGAAATGCAAAACTGGGTCGAACCAGTGGCATGTAAAGCATTCAGAATGGGGTTAACAAGCGACGCAAGAGAATGGCTGGGTAGTCTGACAGAAGGATCGATAAATAGCTTTGATGAACtcaaaacaaagtttttatCGCACTTCTGTCAACAGAAAAAACACAAGAAGACACATGTGGCAGCCCACAACATCAAACAAAGAGAAAGTGAAACCTCTAGGGACTTCATAGAAAGATTCACCGTGGAGTCACAAGAAATCATAGGTCTAGTAGATTCACAAACGGTTTCTGGGCTAATACACGGTTGCCGAAATAGAGAATTGGTCGAATGTTTAAATACAGATTTAGCAGAGACGTTTGATGAAGCAAAGAAGAAAGCCCACAAATTCCTGGACACAAAAGAAATCGGAGCAAGTAATTTGGATGACACAAGGTACAAAAAAGGAAAGTGGCAATCAAATAAGGACCAGCAACGATATGGCCCATATAACagagaagaaaagagaagagatTATAACATATCACTGCCAGAAATGACAAAAACTCCAAAGGAAATATTACTCACAGAGGCAGTAGGAAAAACATTCCTCACCCCATCAAAGTTAAGTGAAAGAGGAAGACGggataaagataaatattgtgATTTCCATAATGACACAAGGCACGACACCAATTCGTGCATGCAATTGAAGAAAGCCATTGATGAAGCCATTAAAACAGGAAAATTGGCGCATCTGGTAAAAGGAATCCGACAACAGGGAAAGCCAAAGGCAGATGAGTCTGGGGAGCAGAAATACAACAATACCCAGGCAACAATCTACACAATCAGATGA